A stretch of Pomacea canaliculata isolate SZHN2017 linkage group LG6, ASM307304v1, whole genome shotgun sequence DNA encodes these proteins:
- the LOC112566477 gene encoding uncharacterized protein LOC112566477, with the protein MYDVACSLQTHITKHSQLFGQLSEKFRFVVPVFHSFAHITQCQMTKGQRFCEGTGLIDGEAMERLWSFLRRFAWSKEMTLPNRQDLLSSALLHYARRIFVSLADTLSVRLKKARDTQAKAKEIIHEVESKYRGTAAEWLHKLKDTISTTSGHRESSTSDSLLEKARKLSAERQQLLGLKRRYADGQKIAQKIAKKLRTTNTQLQSVIGSLKNVFPNISPAEFRDPESALYTHIAPELNSEQVRAANCAADYDRGKEEEQRIIYDICLLQQWLLEQNVLLCQPSDLVSRYECALNHVKSVSKHKVECQLRDLHAKFNEQPGFSKVSIDYSVSNRLSSSALTCQPDSDDNEELIDVIREFNSDIESESDEDEEEEEEEEEHFLP; encoded by the exons ATGTACGATGTTGCCTGCTCACTGCAGACTCATATAACA AAGCATTCTCAACTATTTGGACAGCTGTCTGAAAAATTTAGATTTGTTGTTCCTGTGTTTCACAGCTTTGCACATATAACACAGTGTCAG ATGACAAAAGGACAGCGCTTTTGCGAGGGCACAGGATTAATAGATGGTGAAGCTATGGAACGCTTATGGTCTTTCCTCCGCAGATTTGCGTGGAGTAAAGAAATGACTTTGCCCAACAGGCAAGATCTACTAAGCAGTGCTCTGCTACACTATGCCAGGAGGATTTTTGTGTCATTAG ctgacacactgtctgtAAGACTCAAAAAGGCAAGGGACACGCAGGCAAAAGCCAAAGAGATTATCCATGAGGTTGAAAGCAAGT atagAGGAACTGCTGCAGAATGGCTGCACAAGCTGAAGGATACTATATCAACAACCAGTGGTCATAGAG AAAGCTCTACCTCTGATTCTCTGCTTGAGAAAGCGAGGAAGCTGTCAGCTGAGCGGCAGCAACTGCTGGGACTAAAGAGACGCTATGCTG ATGGACAAAAAATTGCCCAGAAAATTGCGAAGAAGCTGCGGACAACAAACACTCAGCTGCAGTCTGTCATTgggtctttaaaaaatgtatttccaaACATTTCACCAGCTGAATTTAGAGACCCAGAGTCAGCTCTGTACACTCATATAGCACCAGAACTGAACTCAGAGCAAGTGAGGGCAGCCAATTGTGCAGCAGACTACGATCGTGGGAAAGAAGAGGAACAGCGAATAATTTATGACATTTGCCTTTTACAGCAGTGGCTGCTGGAGCAAAATGTGTTATTATGTCAGCCATCAGACTTAGTCAGTCGATATGAATGTGCCCTAAACCATGTTAAGTCTGTAAGTAAACATAAAGTGGAATGCCAGCTAAGAGATCTGCATGCGAAATTTAACGAGCAGCCAGGATTTTCGAAAGTCAGCATTGACTACTCAGTCTCCAACCGACTGTCATCTTCAGCCCTCACTTGCCAGCCAGATTCTGATGACAACGAGGAATTAATAGATGTGATTAGGGAATTTAACTCAGATATCGAATCAGAATCTGATgaagacgaggaggaggaggaggaggaggaagaacaCTTTTTGCCATAA
- the LOC112566028 gene encoding uncharacterized protein LOC112566028, whose translation MVMAINSEEAETAFCMKLMELCRMLQLEGQMSLQKFCNALERRTTFLHSHSRDYRNLYKALGNTIIEFHHHQVLCLETAHAHELLGKKCPICSLKPERRVISMDANFGLVHKMNSGFGPGLEHARFSVFCPDDDVRNFVNTHHEATSKSSSKSSECSNFQAGDLVRSKKQKCKTGHQRSVWCCVSTWFPLHFVNMQHGERFGILYIFYNELLQSSFSQLVQNKL comes from the exons ATGGTTATGGCCATCAACTCCgaagaagcagagacagcatTCTGCATGAAACTAATGGAGCTATGCAGAATGCTACAACTAGAAGGGCAAATGTCTCTGCAGAAATTTTGCAATGCATTAGAGCGGAGGACAACATTTCTGCACAGTCACAGCAGGGACTACAGAAACCTGTATAAGGCACTGG GTAACACAATTATAGAATTTCACCATCATCAGGTGTTGTGTCTTGAAACAGCTCATGCCCACGAATTACTGGGCAAGAAGTGCCCAATATGTAGCCTG AAGCCAGAGAGACGTGTTATCTCGATGGACGCTAATTTTGGGCTTGTGCACAAGATGAATTCTGGATTTGGACCTGGACTTGAACATGCTAGATTTAGTGTGTTTTGTCCAGATGATGATGTCAGAAACTTTGTCAACACTCATCATGAGGCAACATCGAAATCAAGTAGCAAATCTTCG GAATGTTCAAATTTTCAAGCAGGTGATCTTGTCAggtcaaaaaaacaaaaatgcaaaactggaCATCAGAGGAGTGTTTGGTGCTGTGTGTCAACATGGTTCCCTCTGCATTTTGTGAATATGCAGCATGGAGAGAg ATTTGGTATcctgtatatattttacaacGAATTGCTGCAGAGCAGCTTTTCACAGCTAGTACAAAACAAATTGTGA